One Nocardioides luti DNA window includes the following coding sequences:
- a CDS encoding glycosyltransferase family 2 protein, whose product MQVLLLDGFVAGFSQVMFALGIAFAIYSVLINSSFLILTGLALSDLLAYRRRVDFAGYDEWFLDPHTRGVSVLMPAYNESATIVQSVQAMTSLRYPDFEVVVIDDGSKDDTVAKMVAEFDMVEVPLVPGGRIATKGEVLSTWVSRRGSHNLALVAKGNGGKADALNAGINYSRKELVCMVDADSLLDPQALLDVARPFADDPGRVVASGGVVRVANGSRVQRGRVTDLRMPGGWLARIQVAEYLRAFLIGRAGWSRLGGLLIISGAFGLFRKDVLLEVDGLATDCIGEDAELVVRIHRMLGDEGRDADVVFVPEPVAWTEVPEDRAVLRKQRRRWHRGLTEIFVRHHRMLMRPRYGVIGMVTMPWFLFFELLAPIVEVFGLAYFVFLMVGLGLEHLFFPSWDVVNVPIVVLLLSASILFACFVTLVSLLAEEVSFRRYRGLPDLFRAMGAAVEENFGYRQINAWWRLGGIVEVLRRSRHDWGDMQRKGFGGT is encoded by the coding sequence ATGCAGGTCCTCCTCCTCGACGGGTTCGTCGCCGGCTTCAGCCAGGTGATGTTCGCGCTCGGGATCGCGTTCGCGATCTACTCCGTGCTGATCAACTCCAGCTTCCTGATCCTCACCGGGCTGGCCCTGAGCGACCTGCTGGCCTACCGCCGCCGCGTCGACTTCGCGGGGTACGACGAGTGGTTCCTCGACCCGCACACCCGCGGTGTCTCGGTGCTGATGCCGGCGTACAACGAGTCCGCCACGATCGTGCAGTCGGTGCAGGCGATGACGTCGCTGCGCTACCCGGACTTCGAGGTCGTGGTCATCGACGACGGCTCCAAGGACGACACCGTCGCGAAGATGGTGGCCGAGTTCGACATGGTCGAGGTGCCGCTGGTGCCGGGCGGCCGGATCGCCACCAAGGGCGAGGTGCTGAGCACCTGGGTGAGCCGCCGCGGCTCGCACAACCTGGCGCTGGTCGCCAAGGGCAACGGCGGCAAGGCGGACGCGCTGAACGCGGGGATCAACTACTCGCGCAAGGAGCTGGTGTGCATGGTCGACGCCGACTCCCTGCTCGACCCGCAGGCGCTGCTCGACGTCGCCCGGCCGTTCGCCGACGACCCGGGGCGGGTCGTCGCCTCGGGTGGCGTGGTCCGGGTCGCGAACGGCTCGCGCGTCCAGCGCGGCCGCGTGACCGACCTGCGGATGCCGGGCGGCTGGCTGGCCCGCATCCAGGTCGCGGAGTACCTCCGCGCGTTCCTCATCGGGCGCGCCGGCTGGTCCCGGCTCGGGGGCCTGCTCATCATCTCCGGGGCCTTCGGCCTCTTCCGCAAGGACGTGCTGCTCGAGGTCGACGGCCTGGCCACCGACTGCATCGGCGAGGACGCCGAGCTGGTGGTCCGGATCCACCGGATGCTCGGCGACGAGGGCCGGGACGCCGACGTGGTGTTCGTCCCGGAGCCCGTCGCCTGGACCGAGGTCCCCGAGGACCGGGCCGTGCTGCGCAAGCAGCGCCGTCGCTGGCACCGCGGCCTCACCGAGATCTTCGTGCGGCACCACCGGATGCTGATGCGCCCGCGGTACGGCGTGATCGGGATGGTCACGATGCCGTGGTTCCTCTTCTTCGAGCTGCTCGCGCCGATCGTCGAGGTCTTCGGCCTGGCCTACTTCGTCTTCCTGATGGTCGGGCTCGGTCTGGAGCACCTGTTCTTCCCGAGCTGGGACGTCGTGAACGTGCCCATCGTGGTGCTCCTGCTGTCCGCCTCGATCCTCTTCGCCTGCTTCGTGACTCTTGTGTCGCTTCTGGCCGAAGAGGTCTCGTTTCGGCGCTACCGTGGACTTCCGGATCTGTTCCGGGCGATGGGTGCTGCGGTCGAGGAGAACTTCGGCTACCGGCAGATCAACGCCTGGTGGCGTCTGGGGGGGATCGTCGAGGTGCTCCGTCGGTCGAGGCACGACTGGGGAGACATGCAGCGCAAGGGGTTCGGTGGGACATGA
- a CDS encoding ATP-binding protein, whose protein sequence is MSGGRPVARLVAPVITRVWALVGLMALIAITGVVLSTRSVDYVSDRLQPAAAANQDVLQDLTDMEAAVGAYARSGETASIDDYRQALSRLPAHEQRVAQFARGDVELELLVARQEATAQAWLDRYAEPRVAAPGGPETFQPKRFRTGQVRFAEFRSAHQETSEAFDRRVRQANADAGVRLKGTIIAILALAAAAWYVVARARRRLLDELSRPLADLEAVVQRMARNDPDVRAEAAGPQEVRAVAAALNEFAEAQGRARAVEHRIQDELRTLDTAKDDFVSNVSHELRTPLTTISGYLEMVAEEFEDVMAPRHERMLEATRRNVTRLKTLIDDLLTLSKAEARGTDLEQVDVVALVRDAVTDVRITAARRGIQVEVAVPDEQLMVLGDRAMLHRAFLNVTANAVKFSRDGGTVEVAVARVRQRVTVTVTDHGIGIPAAEIDRLGSRFFRASNAVTNEIAGTGLGLRIVQTIIEKHAGDVVIESDEGKGTAVAIDLRLQGEPRARVAAPPPPEPVFRAEPGTERDAGPVRAEDPEVLVETAGSEAAPDDGSVITG, encoded by the coding sequence ATGAGCGGTGGACGTCCGGTCGCGCGACTGGTGGCTCCGGTCATCACCCGTGTCTGGGCGCTGGTCGGGCTGATGGCCCTGATCGCGATCACCGGGGTGGTCCTGTCCACCCGCAGCGTCGACTACGTCAGTGACCGGCTGCAGCCGGCGGCCGCCGCGAACCAGGACGTCCTCCAGGACCTGACCGACATGGAGGCCGCCGTCGGGGCCTACGCCCGCAGCGGCGAGACCGCGTCGATCGACGACTACCGCCAGGCCCTCTCGCGGCTGCCGGCCCACGAGCAGCGGGTCGCGCAGTTCGCCCGCGGCGACGTCGAGCTCGAGCTGCTGGTCGCCCGCCAGGAGGCGACCGCCCAGGCCTGGCTCGACCGCTACGCCGAGCCGCGCGTCGCGGCCCCCGGCGGGCCGGAGACCTTCCAGCCCAAGCGGTTCCGCACCGGGCAGGTCCGGTTCGCGGAGTTCCGCTCGGCGCACCAGGAGACGTCCGAGGCCTTCGACCGCCGGGTGCGCCAGGCCAACGCCGACGCCGGGGTCCGGCTCAAGGGCACGATCATCGCGATCCTCGCCCTCGCCGCGGCGGCGTGGTACGTCGTCGCCCGGGCCCGCCGGCGGCTCCTCGACGAGCTGTCGCGACCGCTGGCCGACCTCGAGGCCGTGGTGCAGCGGATGGCGCGCAACGACCCCGACGTCCGCGCCGAGGCGGCCGGCCCCCAGGAGGTCCGGGCCGTGGCGGCGGCGCTCAACGAGTTCGCCGAGGCCCAGGGCCGTGCCCGGGCCGTCGAGCACCGGATCCAGGACGAGCTGCGCACCCTCGACACCGCCAAGGACGACTTCGTCTCCAACGTCTCCCACGAGCTGCGCACCCCGCTGACCACGATCAGCGGCTACCTCGAGATGGTCGCGGAGGAGTTCGAGGACGTCATGGCGCCCCGTCACGAGCGGATGCTCGAGGCGACCCGGCGCAACGTCACGCGGCTCAAGACCCTCATCGACGACCTGCTGACGCTCTCGAAGGCGGAGGCACGCGGCACCGACCTCGAGCAGGTCGACGTGGTCGCCCTGGTGCGCGACGCCGTGACCGACGTCCGGATCACCGCCGCCCGGCGCGGCATCCAGGTCGAGGTCGCGGTCCCCGACGAGCAGCTGATGGTCCTCGGCGACCGCGCGATGCTGCACCGCGCCTTCCTCAACGTCACCGCGAACGCCGTGAAGTTCAGCCGCGACGGCGGGACGGTCGAGGTGGCGGTCGCCCGGGTCCGCCAGCGGGTCACGGTCACCGTCACCGACCACGGCATCGGCATCCCCGCCGCGGAGATCGATCGGCTGGGCTCCCGCTTCTTCCGGGCGTCGAACGCCGTCACCAACGAGATCGCGGGCACCGGGCTGGGCCTGAGGATCGTCCAGACGATCATCGAGAAGCACGCCGGCGACGTCGTCATCGAGTCCGACGAGGGCAAGGGCACGGCGGTCGCGATCGACCTGCGGCTGCAGGGCGAGCCCCGCGCGCGGGTGGCCGCCCCGCCCCCGCCCGAGCCGGTCTTCCGGGCCGAGCCGGGCACCGAGCGCGACGCCGGTCCGGTGCGGGCCGAGGACCCCGAGGTGCTCGTCGAGACGGCCGGCAGCGAGGCCGCCCCGGACGACGGGTCCGTGATTACCGGTTGA
- the rpmE gene encoding 50S ribosomal protein L31, whose protein sequence is MKKDIHPDYTVTNVTCTCGAQFVTKSTSASGSMHADVCSQCHPFYTGKQKILDTGGRVARFQARYAKAGDKAGDKK, encoded by the coding sequence ATGAAGAAGGACATCCACCCCGACTACACGGTCACGAACGTCACGTGCACCTGCGGGGCCCAGTTCGTCACGAAGAGCACCTCGGCCTCCGGCTCGATGCACGCCGACGTGTGCTCGCAGTGCCACCCGTTCTACACCGGCAAGCAGAAGATCCTCGACACCGGCGGCCGCGTGGCCCGGTTCCAGGCTCGCTACGCCAAGGCTGGCGACAAGGCCGGCGACAAGAAGTAG